In one window of Frigoriglobus tundricola DNA:
- a CDS encoding patatin-like phospholipase family protein has translation MTDPTSLEFDKLACITIQGGGVYGLTLLGQLHAVHMEGFLPISLAGTSAGAIVATLYWAGLTPAEVRDAFLDKAGQFQGLLGLVGFEEGPDGTPIGPEDAKETAVNLRNSGQEVLDGVEDLERIGRSGWIGRKLLFWVPFADVFLKVKPHLRRDLARARWAWERRGVFTGEALQDFLDLLLRRSKLLTHNSHLLPPPRLDAAGRSNPTGRWLTFRDFRRVQNEGRVPGGQPEARPYLPPLFLSVTEVTTRRLELINSVETRYLDWPVVTAVRASAGFPGFFTPVDHDAYELDPAAPTAVPGPAGGERSYVDGGVIANFPAFVFGTRFRRWLATTAVPNNPAYTVIMMRPWVHVGLRLSSARQNRPAAGERSHPGTFIRAMLDLLKGLARSELEDRLTEFVPRSIPVATDSAQTGGPDGVLSVGALRPHIVRTMFDQGHVSGRAALARYRFHLPPADPIETILNDALALARAVFPPDPGRPGTDPKFRANVFVPQGTDMLLVYRANMGAPGPATPPAEANTDRELRLNLRHGLSGLCYSTRRPLLLNMQQFSQKMRVPAAAPGEHFGFDRPTQARIRTDRTWLLSVPVFDPEAVLPGRLDAKPIDQIRGRDYAVALEGLVEPSDTDAHELDGAVFAVLNLDAGWDYAAVGLDEDPKSHRTDIRVRALVSIMRSCAFRIGALFSEQFPSPTKVPYAE, from the coding sequence ATGACCGATCCCACCTCGCTTGAATTTGACAAACTTGCGTGCATTACGATCCAGGGGGGCGGTGTCTACGGGCTCACTCTGCTGGGCCAACTCCACGCCGTGCATATGGAAGGCTTTCTCCCGATATCCCTGGCCGGTACGTCGGCCGGCGCGATCGTCGCCACTTTGTACTGGGCGGGACTCACACCCGCGGAGGTGCGCGACGCATTTCTCGACAAGGCGGGCCAGTTCCAGGGGCTTCTGGGCCTGGTCGGATTTGAGGAGGGTCCGGACGGTACCCCGATCGGCCCCGAGGATGCGAAGGAAACCGCCGTCAACCTGCGGAACTCCGGGCAGGAAGTGTTGGACGGTGTCGAAGACCTGGAACGGATCGGGCGGTCCGGCTGGATCGGGCGCAAGCTGCTGTTCTGGGTTCCGTTCGCCGACGTGTTTCTCAAGGTGAAGCCCCACCTCCGCCGGGATCTCGCGCGCGCGCGGTGGGCCTGGGAACGGAGAGGCGTCTTCACCGGCGAGGCGCTCCAGGACTTCCTGGACCTGCTGCTCCGCCGGTCGAAACTCCTCACTCATAACAGTCACCTGCTCCCCCCGCCCCGTCTCGACGCGGCCGGCCGCTCGAACCCGACCGGGCGGTGGCTCACGTTCCGCGACTTCCGGCGGGTGCAGAACGAGGGCCGGGTGCCGGGGGGGCAGCCGGAAGCGCGTCCGTACTTGCCGCCGCTCTTTCTCTCTGTGACGGAAGTGACCACGCGGCGCCTGGAGCTGATCAACTCGGTCGAAACGCGGTACCTCGACTGGCCGGTCGTAACGGCGGTGCGGGCCTCGGCCGGGTTCCCGGGGTTCTTCACCCCGGTGGACCACGACGCGTACGAACTGGACCCGGCGGCGCCCACCGCGGTCCCGGGGCCGGCCGGCGGCGAGCGGAGCTACGTGGACGGCGGGGTCATCGCCAACTTCCCCGCCTTCGTTTTCGGGACCCGGTTCCGCCGCTGGTTGGCGACGACCGCGGTGCCCAACAACCCGGCGTACACCGTCATCATGATGCGCCCGTGGGTCCACGTCGGCCTGCGGCTCTCGAGCGCCCGGCAGAACCGTCCGGCCGCCGGGGAGCGGAGCCACCCGGGCACCTTCATCCGCGCCATGCTCGATCTGCTCAAGGGGCTCGCCCGCAGTGAGCTGGAGGACCGGCTCACCGAGTTCGTGCCCCGGTCCATTCCGGTGGCGACCGACTCGGCCCAGACCGGGGGACCGGACGGCGTGTTGAGCGTGGGCGCGCTGCGCCCCCACATCGTTCGCACCATGTTCGACCAGGGGCACGTTTCCGGCCGGGCGGCGCTCGCCCGGTACCGCTTCCATCTGCCCCCGGCGGACCCGATCGAGACGATTTTGAACGACGCCCTCGCGCTCGCGCGCGCCGTGTTCCCCCCCGATCCGGGAAGGCCGGGCACCGACCCGAAGTTCCGGGCCAATGTGTTCGTCCCCCAGGGCACGGACATGCTACTCGTCTACCGGGCCAACATGGGCGCACCGGGACCGGCCACCCCGCCAGCCGAGGCCAACACCGATCGCGAGTTGCGCCTGAACCTGCGGCACGGCCTCAGCGGCTTGTGCTACTCGACACGACGGCCGCTGTTACTGAACATGCAGCAGTTCTCTCAAAAGATGCGCGTCCCCGCCGCCGCGCCCGGGGAGCATTTCGGCTTCGACCGGCCGACGCAGGCGCGGATTCGGACGGACCGCACCTGGCTCCTCAGCGTTCCGGTCTTCGATCCGGAGGCCGTCCTTCCGGGGCGCCTCGACGCCAAGCCGATTGATCAGATTCGCGGTCGGGACTATGCCGTCGCGCTCGAGGGCCTGGTCGAACCGAGTGATACCGATGCGCATGAACTCGATGGCGCCGTATTTGCTGTTCTCAACCTCGATGCGGGCTGGGACTATGCGGCGGTCGGGCTCGACGAGGACCCCAAATCGCACCGAACGGACATCCGCGTCCGCGCGCTCGTCTCTATAATGCGAAGTTGTGCTTTTCGAATCGGCGCCCTATTCTCGGAACAGTTCCCCTCTCCCACGAAGGTGCCCTATGCCGAATGA
- a CDS encoding TIGR03067 domain-containing protein, with protein MRLCLPLLMLLGSVAVADDPKPAPKDKELSADAKKELTKLDGKWKLVKVASGGQEGDVDKEVYFEFKGTELTMSAGSRSEAYRIAALDPATDPRCVDLVEKRPGKPDRTLEGVYRIDGDTLQLAHALPGDGKNRPTGFDKSLERGMVWTLKRVKE; from the coding sequence ATGCGCCTGTGCCTCCCGTTGCTGATGCTGCTCGGCTCCGTCGCGGTGGCGGACGACCCCAAGCCCGCGCCGAAGGACAAGGAACTTTCCGCCGACGCGAAGAAGGAACTGACGAAACTCGACGGCAAGTGGAAGCTGGTCAAGGTCGCCTCGGGCGGTCAGGAGGGCGATGTGGACAAGGAGGTGTACTTCGAATTCAAGGGCACCGAGCTGACGATGTCGGCCGGGTCTCGCAGCGAGGCGTACCGCATCGCCGCGCTCGACCCGGCCACCGATCCCCGGTGCGTCGATCTGGTGGAGAAGCGCCCGGGCAAGCCCGACCGGACGCTGGAGGGCGTGTACCGCATCGACGGCGACACGCTCCAGCTCGCCCACGCGCTGCCCGGCGACGGCAAGAACCGCCCGACGGGCTTCGACAAGTCGCTGGAGCGGGGCATGGTCTGGACGCTCAAGCGGGTCAAGGAGTGA
- a CDS encoding RNA polymerase sigma factor gives MNRLFVLARGGLADAPDSHLLARFHAARDDAALAELVRRYGGLVWQVCRRALPEHADAEDAFQATFLVLVGRCARLRTHPAVGAWLHRTAVLTARNLRRANRRRARLAGRPGADVPVTDPAADRTDARLDLDGALAALPDRFRAPVILCHLQGLTRREAAARLGWPEGTLSAVLAEALRELRTRLGGRDPAAVLAAGGAALVPSGLLAATVRLAQVVAISNPIAAGARPAVAALTREGLRMVSVPRAVLFAAAALMCGLALATVRAGGGAPAPAPPGNPIGAAPAGQPADPKAAAGPRPGDDDLKDLVPVHVTGTVKDGDGNPIAGARVVKNGTIGFAATFGGTEFGGGAVAGANGAYKLGFKTKPGTTVVVTAIGAEADGYVAHRENFGYDELKTAPDKPGRWDFVLAKGEVIAGRVAPPDDEAHVLILVRGPSFTDRFITGKGGTFRFWVSKGTYTVTAVVQTGTAVRNPTLPDTLREGLVIKRAATAERVKSGTENLVLKAP, from the coding sequence ATGAACCGTCTGTTCGTGCTCGCCCGCGGCGGGCTCGCCGATGCCCCCGACTCCCACCTGCTCGCCCGGTTCCACGCCGCGCGGGACGACGCGGCGCTGGCCGAACTGGTCCGCCGGTACGGCGGCCTCGTGTGGCAGGTGTGCCGCCGGGCGCTGCCCGAACACGCCGACGCCGAGGACGCCTTCCAGGCCACGTTCCTGGTGCTCGTCGGCCGGTGCGCCCGGCTCCGGACCCACCCGGCCGTTGGCGCCTGGCTGCACCGCACGGCCGTACTCACGGCCCGGAACCTGCGGCGCGCGAACCGCCGGCGCGCCAGACTGGCCGGGCGCCCGGGTGCCGACGTCCCCGTCACGGACCCGGCCGCGGACCGAACGGACGCCCGGCTCGACCTCGACGGGGCGCTGGCCGCGCTCCCGGACCGGTTCCGGGCGCCCGTGATCCTGTGCCACCTCCAGGGGCTCACCCGGCGCGAGGCGGCCGCCCGGCTCGGGTGGCCCGAGGGCACGCTCTCGGCCGTTCTGGCCGAGGCGCTGCGGGAGCTCCGGACCCGGCTCGGCGGCCGGGACCCGGCCGCGGTGCTGGCCGCGGGGGGGGCGGCGCTCGTGCCGTCGGGGCTGCTCGCGGCCACGGTCCGGCTGGCCCAGGTCGTTGCGATTTCGAACCCGATCGCCGCCGGCGCGCGCCCGGCCGTCGCGGCGCTCACACGGGAGGGCCTTCGCATGGTGTCGGTTCCGAGAGCGGTCCTGTTCGCGGCCGCGGCTCTGATGTGCGGACTCGCCCTGGCCACGGTCCGCGCGGGCGGGGGGGCGCCCGCGCCCGCCCCGCCCGGGAACCCGATCGGGGCCGCACCGGCGGGGCAACCGGCCGACCCGAAGGCCGCCGCCGGGCCGCGGCCCGGGGACGACGACCTCAAGGACCTCGTGCCGGTCCACGTCACGGGCACCGTCAAGGACGGGGACGGCAACCCGATCGCCGGCGCCCGGGTCGTGAAGAACGGGACGATCGGGTTCGCCGCCACGTTCGGCGGCACCGAGTTCGGCGGCGGTGCGGTCGCCGGGGCGAACGGCGCTTACAAGCTCGGGTTCAAAACGAAGCCGGGGACCACGGTGGTCGTCACCGCGATCGGCGCGGAGGCGGACGGGTACGTCGCCCACCGCGAGAACTTCGGGTACGACGAGTTGAAGACGGCACCGGACAAGCCGGGGCGCTGGGACTTCGTACTGGCGAAGGGCGAGGTGATCGCCGGCCGGGTGGCGCCGCCGGACGACGAGGCCCACGTACTGATCCTGGTCCGCGGCCCGTCGTTCACCGACCGGTTCATCACGGGAAAGGGCGGGACGTTCCGGTTCTGGGTGTCGAAGGGGACCTACACGGTGACGGCCGTGGTCCAGACCGGAACGGCGGTCCGGAACCCGACGCTCCCCGATACGTTACGGGAGGGGCTGGTGATCAAGCGGGCCGCGACCGCCGAGCGGGTGAAGTCGGGGACCGAGAACCTGGTGCTGAAGGCCCCGTGA